The Solanum lycopersicum chromosome 2, SLM_r2.1 DNA window aagaagaagaagaagaaaaaggaaatctGAAGAACGAACAATGTATTGGCTGAACTTTGGAGTCGCTGGAAAATTCTGGCTGGTCGCTCGAGGAGTCTAGTCGAAAATCCTAAAATTacctttttaacttttaaaaccCTAAATTGGTTACcttttataagaaaatacaaaaggCGACACCTTTCTCGCCATGGCGGCGCCTTTTGAAGATTGCCTTGCCACAAAGCTAAAAGGCAATGAAGGGTTGCCTCGACTCTCGCCATTGGCGACGAGGCAATCGCCTTTCACAACACTGGTAATACTAGCCTTAATTTGCTTGTATTCGGAGTAAAACCAATCAAGGCAGGAAAAAATAATGTTACATCAGTGATACATACAACCAACTTTGACAGAGATGCAATATCTGTACATACTTGATGCTTTGGCTTACCCTGTAAAAGATTTAGTTCTCTATTCCTTGCACAATGCACCAAGTGAAACACTaattcacatttatttatttatttgaatgcTAACTCTCCATTTACATGTTACGATGGAAAGCTTTACAGAAAGATCAACTATACTTACTTTAGAGGATCGAGGGTGCTCTCTCCGACATATGCTACAGCTGCAAAATGCATCACAGCATCAAAAGCATTCTGGGAGAATATCTGGTGGACCTGCTCATTTCAGTTATGGAAATTAGTGAATGtcaaataacaataacaataaagaagGTAGTTTCAGAACAGCTGCAGTTTACCACTTTTGCATCCCCCAAGTCAGCATATATAAACTGAAGCCTCCCTGGTTCAGGAAATAATTCCTGCAGAATCCTCACAGCTCCCATATTTCCTCGTGAAAGGTTGTCCTGTCGAATTGGtaaatcatttttcttattgaGTGTCTCATTTACGCATTTTCATGCTCATAAGACCATAAAGTGAAGttaaaagtagaaaaaagaGTCATTCAAGAATGACTGTCAAAGGATCTAATCACAACTTCAGAAGGAGATATTACCACTATCGTCACCCggtaattttcttttaaaagtcGTAATGCTGCATGGGAACCAATGTAGCCAGCACCTCCGGTGACTAAGACATGAACAACACCTGGTTGATGGCGAGAGAACTAGGAGAAAGCATCAACAAGAAAAAACAAACACAATGAGAACAAAGCTTAGAATTTCAAAACCATAAGAACTTCAATCTTTTGTAGCAAAAGAAATCCAATGCCAAACGGACTTGGCTATGGGCACACATTTGGTGCATCTGATACGGATACATGCAGAAATTTGTTAATTTGTAGTACATTTGAAAGTTTGAATTAAATATGTACACCTTTTTCAGACCTGTTCAACAAGGATATGTCAAGGCAATGAAAGATAGATGCAAACAGAATCCTAAATAGTAAGATGAAAAGGattaaatatttagaattttaaaatcCTTCTTCATCTTACACTGTACACGGCCCATTAGTACAAACTATGAAATAGAAATTGGAGATATTGTAAATTGAGAAAAGTAAACTGGAATCCTAAACTGCTTAATGGTACAGAAATTTCATGATCAACAGAAGAATGCTTGTAACATGAAGCATGAAAGAAAAAGGGACTGAGAAGAACTCAAGAAAGCAGCAAATAGTACTCTTCCGATTTCAAAGGTTTCCAACAATTGCAGGAAAATAAACAACTTGGCATTTCTTAAGTGTAATTAGCTACTTGGACCGAGAGGCTGTAGCTATCAGGAAACTGCCACAAACCAAGATATATTACCAAACTAGTTCTCCAGTTGCCATTGCTTGTAATGGTGCAAGTGACAATGTAGTGTTCCACAAAAAGTAGAAGTATCAATATATCCAAGATCTGCACAAACAGAACTTAATGCCACGCCAGCCTTCTAAATGACCACCCACCAAAAGCAGAAGTAGACCATCCACAAGTAGACAGTGCACTGATGTGTACAAAAGAGGTGATGTATCCAAGTTTCATATATATAAGGACCTTTCACCATTATTTGGAGAAGGGCACAGGAATAAAGGCATGGCGGAGAAACCTAATTGTCACTACTCTTAGTGACACGGCAGTTACAGCAGCCTTTGTGTCTCAGCTGATTGGACTAAGATTTAAGTAAAAGATTCCAAGCATCCTATACATTAGAGAACATCACTTTGGTTGGTCAATGGTAAGTTACATTGATAATCCAATAGTTGGTTAAATATTCCCACTATCTTAAAGAAACAAAGACTCAGAACTTGTAGAAAAGAACAAATGTACTATACAACCATCTCATGTCAAATAAAAAGTACAAAAGAAACCCATGCTAGTAATGACACAAGAGAACATGCAGTCCATTATATAAAACTCCAAATATCAAACTGTCAATCTAATCCAAGCATATAGACACAAAACTGAGAAAATAATTCAACAGAGGAAGGATCAGGGAATTACTGCACTTGGGGTATTAAAAGTTGGAGACTGCTTGAGCATAAGAATGCATAGCGCTGTTAGCACAGCAGCCATAAGAATTTTACCCACAAAATTGCTCTTCTTCTTTGGGTCTGCATAATCCATGCCTACAATCACCAAAGCAAGTAATAGTTTGAGACCCTAAAAATAAGTGTTATTCACAATAAGTAAGAACAAAGAAAGATCATTGACCACATTGCGTAACCATCAGCAGAAATATATCCAAGGACCACAATTGAAATGTTTTACATTGACATCAACTGCCTAGCTGTTACTAATACAACTTTCATGATTTAACCAAATAGAACCAGCCAAATGTGATAAGCGTTTCGGGTCATAAAAAATTCTACCCAGAAACAGAATGTAtataacaagaaaaagaaacaaactaCTCCAATGAACATGGCTCACCTCCTAGAGACATAGATCTGCTAGACCTTGTTTGAGCTCTTCCCCTGCCCAAGCCTAGCATAATCTCTCCAATGCCAAATAGGCAAACAATCAAATTAGATTATCTTATTACTTGAAACTACTGATCAAGTAAGCCCCTTCTTTGTATGTGGAACTGTTATCAGTCTGCAGCAACAAACATAAGAATTTACTCTTCgattatcattatttaaaaactcaaacacaGATTACTAAAACTTAACCCAAAAGCTAAACAAAAAGCAATCAATAACTGGGCCCTGTCTCAAAAAGATGGCCATAATTATCAAATACTCAGATATGAAGTTTGTCCCTTCCTTTGCACCCCACCCACCCCCAAATCAAACTTCCAGAAAAGATCaagtaaattgaaaaaaatcccGTTCGTAATAAATAACCTACTTGTAACCAAGAACgaagaaaaacaacaaatttcaaatttcccAAAGGATCTGAGTTGAAAATCCAGCAAAAGAAACAGCATTTCAGTTGAACTGAAACCTGAAATTAAGTTACGACTTTATCAACAATATTCCCACATAAAACTAACAAACCCCAGAAAATACCCAGAAAAGAACAATTCTTTCTCATTCAAGAAAACTCAAACCCAGAACAGAAAACACCAAAAACAACCCAAAAATACAATCTTTTTTATCCAatttaaccccccccccccccaaaaaaaaaaaccatacccattaaagagaaaaaacaacACAAATTCCAAAAAGAGAAATCACTAACGTAGCAAACCTGCAGCTTCAATTTCCAAAACTGTACAGTAAAACTCCTTATGATCAAGAGATCTATGAactaacatataaaaaatatcttctaaAGAAATTTATAGTAGAAGAAAGAGAATTGAGTAGAGTCCACGATCATGTTTattttggaaaacaaaaaaaaaaagaaaacgtaCAAAGAGGGAGAAGGTTCAGTGTATCGGTAGAGCtgataaacaacaaacaaaGTCCTTAGTCTCTTGCGCGTATactgatttatttatttgttgagaATATCAAGTCAAATACCAAATGGAGAAGTGGCATTAGCTAGCCATGTGTtactactattttattttatcgatTTGCTCACTccattttcaaaagaaagatatggtttgacttgacacggagtttaaaagtataaagaaagtttttaaattggttttgaattaaaatttagttaaatatacgtaattacattttaatctgccttaaacatgccacgtgaaaaattgtaactaaaatattaccaaaaaaaatgtcattcttttttaaacagactaaaaagagAAGGAGATTATTCCTTTTGAAAAAAGGGAaggagattattttttttgaaacgagagagtaataaatatgtattcaaagtttaaaataatcgagaattgaaaatgatatagcattttttttaaaaaaaaattactatgaTTATTCGACAAGTCATCTACGTAAAACACTTTCCACAATCTACTCTACTCTTTCATAAATTACGTGATTATATCATGTGTTAATAGTTTATTCTTTCgaaaataaacttattttgtGTTATGTGTTAGTAGTACATTTACAAGGAAGAAGCAATGAGCTCGTTTTCTTTGCTTAATTATTAGACTATTTTGGTTATACTTATttcgaattttttaaaaataattttttcgtttttgtaaattataattttattgagTATGTTATCGTTTTGAACCGGGGAGAGAAGTGGAccttttttatttgttggtTGGTGTCCACTTTTCTCGTGGGtggaagaaagaaagagaggcagctatattttcattttttttttgttgtttttatgctATATATTctgaatttaataattattataattgtgtttaaattcaaacttcgatttcctatttttgttgacttttcaaatttggccaatttttcattcaaattttcaaagttgCTAAGCACTTTTAGACCTTTATGATGTTACATGTCAAATAGCATTagatattttctaatatttatagGTTTGTATATGATAAAAATGTTACTCTATGCTATAATAGAATTACttgatgttatatatatataagaaatattaaatatttgataaaataattagatgTATTTATAAATTAGTTGGATACTGTAAAAGTATAATTGTTAAGAGATTTAATTATTAAGAAACTAGTTCATTCGTTTCGTGATAAAACatgaatgtttttttaattttctaagatcaacattcatttattgtaatgaaatgataaaatatgCATGTTAATAAGATTTTTCTAATTTAGTATGTTTCCTTCGTTATCatagttaaaatttaattatcttaaaaaagaacgacttattataaatttaaggcctaagtcattttcagccactcaaagttgtccgcataattcatttagacacctcaactaatccTTGTGCCAATTGAATACTATAattgttcaaaagtcattcctattagacacaaaatggTGACATGGCAAAAAACGTGTAATTCACTTTTCTTGAGcgcattaatttattaaaataatattattatttttttcttaatttatacccctaagttaattctaaaaaaaataattaacaaaaaagaagaagaacagatGTCTTCTTCTTCCCTATTTCTATCAACCCTACCCCACCCAAACCCCCATACCCATACACCAGTGGTTATCTTGTTCCCCCACCAttctaatgatttcaaaattcttagcatcagtggttatcttcttcccccaccattctaatggtttcaaaattcttagcatttagtttcatttataaatttttcggAGAGATTTTTTTCCCCATCTTTCTCTACCTAAAAAACgagatgaagtaaaaagttataattaataaaaaagttgatgaaaaaaaaatttgtggggTTAAAGATGGAACTGTACAGGGAAGAGAGGGTCGCCATTAATGGAGTTAGAGGGAAATGTATGTTTTGGATTCCACTTGAAGGCAGGGAAGTGGGTGTTtaagttttacttttttttttctttcattttttttactttaaaataatttttttttactttataatataatgtttaaataattttttggattaaaaaataacacatgtcattatttaattGGTCAAATTAACATGTCAGCACGAGTGTATTTCACACAtcctctattttttgtttattctcaaaaaaatgttcaaatggttcaaattcagaatggttgaagtgttcaataggtagtaTCTCtaattgaggtgtctaaatgaataatcGGGATAAGTTTGAGTGGCTGCATATCACTTTGgcctaaatttaatataatgatGAGAAAGTTAGGTGACAATACGTATGATTCACCCAATCTAGAGCTATTTTGTATGATTCACCCAATCTAAAGCTATTAGCATTGCAttgttttgttaattaatttaatttaatataaacatcTATGTATTATTTCTCCTTTTAATgaagaatgacctagtttgactaggtattgaatttaaaaaaataaaaaagacttttgaatcttgtgattctaaattaaagttatgtcaaatgtacaaaacTGTTATTAATCTTGTGACTTAATATAAAGTGAAAAGTTGAAAGTGAAAtgttaaccaaaaaaaaagagctcattcttttttaaatttctttttaggtaaatattttaattttactgaTAAGTTTAAGGTGATAAATTTAAAtagtattttaatatatttgatataattttaatgttttaaaattttatatcaatttaaattaggtcattttttaaaacgaaatatttatttatttcagtaTCTTATGCAGAGAAGTTATGTTTACTTTTTTAGATCCCAAGAAAAGTAGTTTACTTTAGATGCAACGTGTCCAACTAGTTTCTTACTCTGTCACTCACATTTATACTTtccacatttatatattttacctAATTATTAATCTTTCTGtccaatattatttattataatttctatttttttaaaataattacaaaaaattgaattaaaattttaaaatatattttttcattatattaatatgtaaaaaattgtaatttataatacttttcatatagttttagtcaaattaactttcgataagcgtaacatgacaaataatttgggatagtatcatatattataagttataacatGTCACTATATTATTGGATTTTAGTACATGGCTATAAAGGCTTTGTAGGTCCAATGAGtcattttaaagtaaaaatggcttatcaatttaaatttgaaattgaaaatcagTACACCTTAATTAGGCTGTTGACTATAGAATATAAAACCTACATCagtttgaaattttcattttattaattttatgaaatgagtaaattataatttataagtaatGTATGGTAATATCTTAAAGACATAAATTAcctatttttatgatattttttataagtaaatatttatgattacatattattaaaaaatataaaatataataatttaataaagatttgatggtgaaaaataaattaataataataaaaataactagctaactattttttgataaaatccttttatataatataaacaatCTCTTCAAGTCAAATATGATActtattacaaaatttaaagctatgattaatataaatattgaatcaattttttttacctatttttaAAACAGTTGATAGTAtcacaatttaaaattaatataattctactattagtaaaaaattgaaattagacCAACTCCATATTGGCTTAAAATGTTAGCTCACATGTATAAAgtcaaataaaagtataaaaagatGCCCTAATCATTGTCTAAAtgttttttagttaattaaataacacaCCGGCAACTGGTTCCAACGATAGAATTATctgtatttaaattaatatatatatatatatactgtcttcgtttatttttaattgtcataattttttttttaagtcaaacagtaaatattttatggtttttttattatattttttatttaatttttatttaaaatattaaattaatataatttaattttactttaaaaattaattaaattaattttttttaaaacgtcACATGACAATTAATAGTAAACGATGAAAGTGTCTATCGACAATTTATATATGGACCACATTTTCAAACACCCCTAccaaattagaagaagaaaaaaacactttaaaaaggtgtattgatttttttcaataatttgtttatttaaaaaaaatactgacTTTATGAGTTCCCAATGGCCAAATAAACAGATACAAGAAGCTGGCATTCATCAATAGAATAGAAATAAATtgctattaattaatttagtacCTACAAAATTTTTTACATGTAAATCCTTTTAATTAGATCGATCgaaaaatattactaatttttttgcaaaataaataaattttttcactaATGTTTGAAATTCATATTGGATCTctgattaaatttgaatcttGTAAACATAAGTTTTTCAATATCCTGATCTCAAATCGCAGAATTCTGCTTAAGAGTGGAACAATCCTACTACCACTCCATCACTACTCTCGTTGatgaaaaaactaatttaacTTCTGTATTATTCGAAAATACTTATTTCGATTAAAAAAACTTAAGTAAATaccttttttcttaaaattagtagtattacatttttttaaaaaaataaacatattagGTAATTAGCGAGGTTTGGATATTGGCATGTCATTGTATAAGAATGAGGTTTCGATAGGATCTCTCCATCTAATTATTATGCGTAAACGAAGGACGAAAACGAAATCTTACTCTTTTTAACAAGAAATTGCACCTATCgcgattttttattttgttatcgatcatgattttaaaaaataattatttcatataaaaatttatgctaaaatttattttccttactattttacttttaatagtaattatttttaaagactataaatagtttaataataataaaataattacacataagtatgataaataatttgaaaccgaaaaaatacctaaaatagaAATTGTTTTGTACATTTTCAATCCGAGTGTGACACATCAACACGATCTTAATTTTTACTTcatgtttcatgttttttaattatttctctctttattttttatttttttggaaaaaaatatattttttggtacAATGGAATCAAATTATTACAAGCCACGTGTCTTGGAATTTAGTCCACTTTCATAAAATGAGGAGGTTAATTTTAAATGTTAGaagattaatttaaaattggaagagaaaattaaaattatttagaatttttgtattttctaatttttataaatgtatgtctaaaatataattttggtcAAATTATATAGGgatatattttccaaattatagttaaacttaaaacatttttactcctttttttataaaatatggaGAATGGTAGTTGAGAACATTAAAACGTTTATTTTTCTTCGTTAAAGAAAGGAagatcaaaaattaaatgaaagatGAAATTAATAGGCATATTATGAGGCATGATACTATGTAGTAGtcatgatcatgtttatttTAAGTCTTGcaatttttacttaaaatatcaaggccaaagtcatatgcggccactcaaacttgtcccgattattcatttagacacctcaactagacgtactacctattgaacacttcaaccattctgaatttgaaccatttgaacattttttcgaaaataaacaaaaaatagagaATGTGTGAAATACACTCGCGTTGACATGTCAATTTGACCAATCAAATGAtgacatgtgttattttttaatccaaaagattatttaaacattatattataaagttaaaaaaataaaaattattttaaagtaaaaaaaaaaaaaaagtgaaaccTAAACTTCCCTGCCTTCAACTGGAACAAAACATACATTTCCCTCTAACTCCATTAATGGCTACCCTCCCCTCCCTGTACAGTTCCATCTTTAATccgacaattttttttcatcagcttttttattaattataactttttacttcatCTTGTTTTTTAGGTAGAGAAAGATGGGGAAAAGAATCTCTtcgaaaaatttataaatgaaacaaaatgctaagaattttgaaaccaTTAGAATGGTGGGGAAAGAAGATAACACTGAtactaagaattttgaaatcattagaaTGACGGGGGAAGAAGATAACCACTGGTGTATGGGGGTTGGGGTGGGGTTGATAGAaatagggaagaagaagaagacaacagatcttcttcttttttgttaattttttttaaaaaaattaactcatgggtataaattaagagaaaaaaaaagaaaaatattatttttaataaattaacgcgctcaaggaaagtgaattacacgttttttgccatgtcagcattttgtgtctaataggaatgacttttgagacttttgaacaaataaagtgttcaattggcacaaggattagttgaggtgtctaaatgaattatgcggacaactttgagTGGCTGGAGATGAGTTAGGCCAAATATcaataaatagaataataactttaccatatcatttaaatattataaatttaatttcttgaaaaataattatagttaaTGATAAGGTTaaattagatattatttttttcatttcatattaataaaatttgtttatatatttcaaaattacttgtcaatttacaaaattaagATCGAATTAACTAAGTTATTCTCATTTTACCCTTACCATCTTACTACTAATTCTTAAAAGTGTAAACAAGTTAGTAATCCAAAAACAAATCTCAGTTATAACTACCATGACTTCTTAAGAAGTCCGTGAAGAAAAAGCGGACAAGTAATTAGCTAGGAAGAAAGTTAAAACTACCATGACTTCTTAAGAAGTCCGTGAAGAAAAAGCGGACAAGTAATTAGCTAGGAAGAAAGTAAGTGAAAGCCCATATTTTTCCATCTGAAATATAAGTGATCCAACTCATCAAAATGTTGCAAGGTAAAATTTTTACATTAATAACATGCCAATCTTTAAATTGTCTGATGAGAATAACCAAATGAACAAGCACCAGAACTGACACTACAAAAGACAGCTTCCACATTTGCCTGTTTAACTCATTAGTACATGCTGCAACTTTTCCTCAAGCAACAGTTTGGACTGCTCTATCAAAACTTTCTTCAGCAGATGCAGCGCGCTTAACAAGTGTGTGCTCTGGGTTCGATAATTTCAACTGGCTGCAAACATCAAGTAACAAAAGCAGCCCATTAGTATTCCTTTCTAGCTACCCAGACAACAAATTGGTGATGTCATGGTTCAACTGTCTACTCTCTATATCACCATAAAAAGTTTTTATGGACTGAAGATACTTCCAAAGTTGTGAATTAGCGACTGGAGTTAATCTGGCACATTGTAAAATGTAATTCCACTATCCTTCTATAATCATTATGGTATCACAACTAGATTCATTCaattaaaagttgaaataaatgGCAAGTATATGGACTTATCGTACTTCAGATAACGTGTGGATGGTTTCCCAAGGTGAAGACTGCAGACAACCAGATTGGCCAGTGTTTCTGGATCCTTAGCATCCTGCATAAATGAACAAACTCGTAAGAGATCAAGGAATAGAACAACACattcttaaatattttcaatagaaCGATGGGCATATAACAAGAAGGCATCAAATACAACTTCGAATGCCATGATAGAACATCGTGAGAAAACTTTTGCTAAATGAATAATTTGCAAAATTGTTCAGCATAATCAAcagaatttgaatatatgatGGCTAAATCATTTCTTTTGTAAGCACTAACTCAACAGATAAAAATAGAAGACAAGTATCATGTCAAAGTGACCTTGTTTAAGGCTTCAAGCAACAGTGTCTCAGCTTCGTCAAAGTTACCCATGTGCATGCAACATACAGCCTTCCCATTCAGGATTAAGCTAGTCATCTGATACTTCTCAGAGAAGTCTTGGTAAATAAGATATGCTTCTTGTATTTTTGAACCACCCTGAAAATAGAATATATTAATAAACAGACACCAACTAATAGTTTTTTGTTAGGCAACCATATTTGAACTTATATACCACTGCCAAGTTTAGCCATGCACTTGCAAGTTGAGTTAGTGTATGATCTTCATCAACTTGCTGCATGATTCTTAACTGTTTCTCTGCATAATCCGATCTATGCATCTTAATGAGTATCTGGACATTCAAAGCATGCCTGCATAAGCACATTTAGTCAGGGAAATGAAAACTATTttatactttaaattttaacctCAAAGTAGATGGTTGacattaaaaagtattttagacCTCAAATCCATTAAAGCagaaatttataaaaacatCAAGCCTACAATCTTTCAGTCACCCAACTTAAAAATATGACAGGGTACATCTAGAAACTAAACTAGccaaagtaaagcaagaaaggaATGGGAAATTCAGTTTGAAGGGAAGCTTCTTAACCTAGCAAAATTCTGAATTTGGGGTTGAACCACCAAAATTCTGTTCGATCAGCTGCCAGGAGATCTATCATTAACTCATACTTGCACAGGACTGCATTGAGATTATTAGCACTTCTACGGTTCTAGTTATACTATCCTCAGAAAAGAAATTATGTTATTCGATCCATTCTGTAATACTATTTGGTAGATAACCATTGCCTCTATCAGGTCTCACTCACATAGACATGCCTTTTTTTTTGTCTCAGATAATCATTCATCCAGTTCATGAagcagaatttttttttgagaattaaaaaaaaaaaaaaaaaatccacaaaGAAGAATTTTTAAATAGCATTTGCCCTTTGCCAAGGAAAACGAGTCAAGTTATTTAGAAGAA harbors:
- the LOC101266095 gene encoding coatomer subunit epsilon-1, giving the protein MAVSGPDPLFGLRNNFYIGAYQAAINNSDVPNLSQEDAVERDTLVYRSYIALSSYQLVINEIDASAPTPLQAVKLLALYLASPNNKEAAIAGLHELLGDPAIGSNPILRLIAGIVFMHEQDYNEALKHTNAGGTMELHALNVQILIKMHRSDYAEKQLRIMQQVDEDHTLTQLASAWLNLAVGGSKIQEAYLIYQDFSEKYQMTSLILNGKAVCCMHMGNFDEAETLLLEALNKDAKDPETLANLVVCSLHLGKPSTRYLNQLKLSNPEHTLVKRAASAEESFDRAVQTVA